The genomic segment GTCTTGCAAAGTTCGAGAAGAAAAACGGTACTTTTGAAACTAGATTCAAGGGGAGTAAGGGAATGAACAGAGACAAACTAAGAGGATGCAGCAGTAATGAAGGCTGATATAATAGTTCCTTGGGCCAGGGCCGTAGCAGAGGAGGCATTGAGAAGTAGTCAAACTCTGAGCGTATACTGTGGGTAGAATCAACATGATATGCTGAAGGACTGATTGTGAGTTttgtgaaataaaaagaaaacctagggATGTTTTCTTAGTTTTAATATGAACAAGTAGAAGGATGGCTTCCCACTACCTAAAATTAAGTTGTGAATATTGCTATTACCCAGCTTcaagctggagtccctgggtggcacaaatggttaactgaGAGGATGGAGGTCGAAGTCTACccagagcacctcagaagaaagggctggagatctactttcaaaaaatcagctattgaaaacactatgaagcacagttctactatgacacacttgggatcactatgaatcagaataaaGTTGATAGCAATTGTTTCGTTTTTATTTAAATCTGAGAATTAGCTTGTGAAGATAAGCCATGCACATTCATACTACTATCTATTCATCaattatttggaaataaaatgCACTTGGAAAATGTTCACATTTTGTCATGCTCTATTCCAGTCTTATTGTCTTTATTACTACATAAATAGTTGAAATTTTACCATGCATAGATTTTTGGCATAGTACCATGAACaagaaaattatgttttaaaaatacataagaaCAAATAGTACATAAAACTTGGAAAGCACTTATGTAGTAGAAACATGAGATGGGAAATACAGATAGTCTAAGTCATATTGCCCATAGGTTATACTATTCTTATttaatgttatatattttttttctttacttttatatTGTATTATAAAGATGGTAGTGTAGTCTGAGTTAATTTTTAAGCATTTCTTGAGATTTGTGTTGTCTACAAAATAGTAGAATCTGTTGCCAATACAGATCTACAGGATATATAAAAGAATACATAAATGAAAGCAAGCCAAATGTAGTTTACAGAAAAGACCAGAGAATGGAAATAACACGTAAATATAAGAAAAGACACAATGCATTTACAAGATTAGAAACAAGCCAACAAATTCTTATTGAAAAAATGCTTACCACTTATGTCTAAcgtaaatagagagagagattccAGACAATGCTTCAAAGTAGAAATAAGTTGTAATGAAATAATTCTATACAGTATTGATATacaaagcacatttttttttaataaattaagaaAGTAGAAGAGCGTAACGTTGATTTGCAGGATTTGAACAAATCAATGAACAGTTTTCAAATAGTGGAAAATAATTAGTTTTTAATCCTAAAACAGAGATTACACTTCATGTTAAACATCTAAATAAACAAATTTAACACAAATAacaaagtataatttttaaaaggaaaccctaatataaattaaaaagacaataataataaagatatgaCCTGAATGGAAACAACATATGAAGTAACCATTATGGAAATTAAAAATCtaatacatggaaaatgaaaaaaatactttCTGAAATAATCTTTGAACAATAGAGAAAATTGAAACCCCAATCGTAGGATATGTaggggacattaaaaaaaaaaaaaaaagatgtttagcAATCTACTTGATCAAAATATATGGGATGCCCTAATCCTGAATTCATCGTCAATTCTTAGCTTTATAATTTTTCCCTATCGACAGTTTTAAGACAAGTGAATGAAGCATTTactttgaaaatttatttttaaagaacataATTAGCCTATAGAAATCAGGGTGAAGGCACTGATTTTTTGAAATAGACAAAAGTCCAATAGAAGTAATGTATTGAGGCTTGTTGACAATCATAGAAATGTAGGATTTTCAAGTGTTCTGCAAGTTTACACCAACGATACCTCACTGCATGCAGGTTTTTAACCTGATGAATTTACAACTTTCCAGGTCCAAAAGTGTTGCAAGATGATTTTCTCACGTGATAAGATCATATTCATTTCAAAGTTTTAAATGACAAAGCAATTAACAAATATAACACAAGTAAGTGGAAGCAGAAAGATGCAAAAGAATACTGAatttttgtttctgtgtgtaatacatacacatacatcgGTATTAGTAAGAACAGGAACATACCAAGAAAGATTAGTTCCTCtctattttctttaatatttttgaatGTTTTCCAAGTTTTCTTTAATATTAATGTAAACCATTTTTCTATACTTAATTATATTACAATATCTacttcattaagaaaaaaaaaaacttcattacaAGTCCAAAAATGTGAAAggctgagttttgttttgttttgtttttattttttaagctatTTGTGTGTGTATCAATTAAGTTATTTAAAAGTAATTTACAAAACACCAGGAAAATTCTTCATAACAAATGGCATTGTGCATTCAAAGTATTGCACTCTAACCCcctgccttctagttgattccaactcatagcgactccataggacagagtagaactgccccacgggatttccaaggctgtgaatttttacaaaagcagactgccacatttttctcccgcagagtgcctggtgggtcaGAACttccgaccatttggttagcagctgagtgctttaaccattctACCATCAGGCCtccttaaatattgcaaggatgcATATATTCTAATGATAATGAGCACCATTTAAGTACTGCACGAAATGCATTTTTGCAGATTTAAACTTTACTATAACTCTATGGACCaggaattatttatttttcacagttaagaaaactgaggcttaaagtgTTGGTAACTTATTAAGGGTCATACAGCTAAATGGGTAGCTGACCTGGAATCTACCCTGGAATGTCTAACTCAAAAACAAGTGCTCATAATCACTGAGCTATATATACATCCCTCTGTATAATgcataaattgatctctgaaACTGTTATCATTGTGCCAAAAATGTAGCTATTATCCCCAACTGAATTCTCTGAAATTGGGTGTGCATGGAGGTTGATATAatgtaatttaaaacaaacaaaaaaatcaccaaaccaaacccgttactgttgagtccattctgcctcatagagaccctataggacagggtagaactgtcccacagggtttctaaagaacagctgctggatttgaactgctgatcttttggttagctgccgagctcttaaccactgcaccaccagggcttcattaccCATAACTAAATTCTCTGAAATTGGATATGCATGGAGGTTGGTACAATACAGTTTAAAAAATGATACCGTATTTtcttattttgcacattaatttTCCTTAAAGGTACATGAATTTAAACCACAGGTTTGACTCATATTTCCTGGCCTCCAATTACTATAtagatttctaaaaaaaaaaaatatatatatatatatatggctagAGATGTCCAAGATCATATATagtcaactaaaaaaaaatagttcaacAGAAATAGAGGCCAACTAAAAGATGAAATTGTTATTAGAGAGAAAGACCAAGGAAATACCtagtaggaaagaaagaaaatatgagaTTAAATAGGGAACATCACTGTCCTCTTACATGCCTTGTGCTCTCTCTCTTCTGCGTAATTCTAATGACAGCATTTTTCACTTCCTTGTTCCTGAGACTATAAATGAGTGCATTCAGCATGGGGATCACAATCGTGTAAAAAACAGAGGCCACTTGATCCTTTCCCAAGGAGTAGGACTTACTTGGCTTTAAATAAGTAAAAATCATGGTACCATAGGAGATGGTGACTCCCAGGAGGTGAGAGGCACAGGTAGAGAAGGCTTTTCGCTTTCCTGAAGTGGAACTGATTTTCAGGATAGTGGAGAGAATGGATGCATAGGATGCAGAAATTGTGATAAGAGACACCATTAGGGTAGAGCCAGCAAAAATGAGTATCATGATCTCAGTATCGTGTGTATCAGTGCAGGACAGGGCTAAAATTGGGGGTgtgtcacagaaaaagtgatggattacattggagTCACAGAAATGCAATGTGTTCATGCAAAGGACATTGACAAAGGAGTCAATGAAGCCAATCACATAGGATGCAGTGATGAGGGAGCTGCAGAGTGTCGCGGACATAATAACTGTGTATTGTAGAGGATTACAGATAGCTacatagcgatcataggccatagaagacagaagaaaacattctgtggcACCCAAGAAGACAAGAAAATACATCTGGGCGAAACAGCCCCTGAATGAAATATCCTTGGTCGAAGTCAGTAGGTTCTCTAAAGTTTTAGGAGTAATGACCGTCGAGTAGCTGAGGTCAAGCAATGACAGATGactgaggaaaaaatacatggggGTGTGAAGCTGGAGATCCAAGCGGATTATTAGTATCATCCCTGTATTCCCCAGCAGAGTAACCAGGTATATCAGGAGAAATAGAGTAAAGAGGACCAGCCGGATCTCTTCAGAGTCTGTCAGTCCCATGAGGATGAAGTCAGACACGTTTGTCTTATTACTTCTACTCATAGTATGCAACTTCTCTAAACTGTAGAAGATTAATACTTAGCATCACTAACTTcaaacaggtttttgtttggaTAAATGatctggcattaaaaaaaaaaaaaaaaaacagttttgtgtttctagaaattggtAATACAGAGTAGATTACAAAATATGACCGAGCAAAATCAATTGCATTGCTATATGTAAATAGGGGTGTAAATGGACATTGGAATGTTATATAATCAGAAAGTAACATATGTAATTAGCATGAAATGACCAGTGTTCTCAAGGCTTCCCTTTCCTAACACATTTAATCTCCATGAAAATATCATGCCATAGGTGTTATTATTACTCACATTTTTTGATAAGAAAATTGGCACAGAAGTTTAAGTAATTTATCCAAAGTAAAAGCGAGTAAATGTTGGCTCTGTGATTCTACCATGTTAGGTTTACTACAAAAAGCATGCTCATAACACTATGTTCTTAATTATAATTAATTTCGGCAACCTGAAGAAAAATTCTAAACGTGTAGTAAGAAGTGATAGAAACAAAGTTTTAATCCATCATTTACTGTCCTTTTGCTTTCAGTATCATTTAATACAACAGATTGGAAACTTCAACCTTTGGAGTCTTTACTGTGATGTATTAAAATTGGAGACCACAGAATATTCATTTCTAGAAgacattttgttttcttgactatttaaaataaaattccttCTGAAAGTTATAGTTCCAAAATAtgaacaattgctcatatgcagctGATTCCACCAACTCCGTAAGTCTGTTTCCACAAACCCTAGCGTCACTTATGGTAAGGCGTATGTAGATGTCTCCATTTGATTTGATCTGACCTAAAcgaaaccaaaacccgttgccgtggagttgactccgactcactgtgaccctgtaggacagagtacaacgtgccccacagggtttccaaggctgtagatctttaccggaagcagactgccacgtctttctcccacggattgacttggtggatttgaactgctgacgatttgattagcagccgagcgtataaccactgcaccaccagggctgcatgaTCTGACCTAAAACCCTGTAATTTTGAGAATAATACTTACAGTGAGCCAAACGTGGTGAAAATTTTCTTCTTCAAATATTACCTTTCTGGAATTTTGTCAAGCTCAAAGTATTcttcaaaaaaataaagtaaaataaagcctTCAAGGAGATGAAAATTTCTGTGATATAATATTGTTTTCCTTTCAAATGCATAATTTTTACATTTCTGTGCATGCATTTTTTTCTGAGGTAAATCAATCTTTGAATTTTGTTCAGTTCCTTGTCAAATGCAAAATTTGAGAGGAAGTTATACCTCTAAAAAATACCTGCGAGCGACTATGAAGTTAAGCAGAGCTGAATATCCCTTGCCTCTCACCCTACTAATTCCAGGGCACTTCATATACTGGGAGTTGCTGAGAATGCAACATTCCATCCTCCTTGGGGACTAATTTCCAAGGGACATTGCTTGGCACCTTTCCAAAGACAAAAGCTCAAGGACTAATATATTCACACTAGGCTTGTAGCAGATTGTTGCCTACTCCTTTAGAAGAGACATAATGAGAACCATGATGATTTAGTCTTCCTTTGTGATCCTCCACATATGTTAGATAAACTCTTTTTAGAGAAACGCTTAATTACTCTGTAACTCAAAGGCCGAGTAGTTGACTACCAATGGTAGGATAGTACATTCTTTACACTGAattctttttatacttttaagTATGATACTATCATAGGAATAAAGCATTGCTTATTAGAAAAAGCATAGaatacaacaaaattcaaagaaaatgaaGCTCATTCAAAactgtttttaatattttgatgtattttcttccaataatttttctttgtgtttaaaaTGTTTACTTATATGTCTACTTACATAGTGTATCAATTATACTATATATTCAGtatgttatcctcattttatcaCTAAACACTAATAATACCCCTTGGGCTATGTTAGATTAGTCTTCTCCAAAACACACAATTTCATGTGTCATGCATTGACTGGTACTCTGTAGATAAATTCTCTCCAGGAGTAATTACCAGCAGACGGGGACATTTTGAGGGATAACAAGGAAACCGTGgcgtgggttctccattcaggttTGGCAGTGTTACCTAATTCATCTGCACAGAAATACGTACAACTTGTATTTTAAGGTacttggcttttggtttatagaaagaaaaatgagagaagaaaggacaaaaaaaagATGCTGAGACTAGTAAACATTTTACAATGTTATAgcagaaaaatattaatatatcataaatgtattaatttattataatataaattattattaaaaataaatattaaaataattactaaGATATGTTAATATATCATAAAAACTCTGAATATGATCAGGTCAAAAGCTTTCTTaattataaaggaaaagaaattgaaatatgaaaaaaaatctcAGGAATCTTTTCTGAATCCAATATGATAAcatcttttcctttattcttattttaataTGGTTGATTTTTCAATATTTACCCAATCCTATATATCtgagataaatcccacttgattatgataattatttttagtgtttctggattaaattttctattattttattttattaaagattTGTAAATACATGAGCATTAAAGACGtgttggtcatttttttttttttttccaataatgtaTATTTCAAATTTTGGTATTAGGCTTATATTAGATCCATACAACAATTTTTGGAAGAGTTGCCCCTATTCTCTTTTCTGAAAGAACTTGTGTAATGTTTGTATTGTTTCTCCCTTAAAAGTTTAACAGAAATTACCATTGAACTATCTGGGTCTAAagattttaggttttttttctttttttttcatttaagggAGTGGCATTTGTGAATTTATAATCATAAATTTAGTATTTAGTATATGGTGGGATATACCATTTCTATCACATCCATTTATTTctgcagccccttttgaatgatcttcaacataatttcacttgtgtgtgatattaatggcattgttcaataatttccacattgggttagatcatctttctttggaataggcataaatatggatgtcttcaagatggttggccaggtagctgtcttccaaatttcttggcatagacaagcgagcacttcccttgctgcatccatttgttggaacatctcaattggtatcaagttaattcctggagccttgtttttttgacAGTGCTTTAAAAAAGGGTTGATGGGTATATCCACTAAATAATCTCTTCGTGATTAATATCTCAGAACCCAATACCCCTCATACATACCCCCgtaataaaataattgtcataaTAATAAATGCATAATAATAAATGCTTAAGAACAGTAAAAGGGGATACTTAAGATAGCATCTGAAAACAAGAAAATTGTCTTTAAACTGAACTTTAATACTTAAGAAATAGCTTTTGAAAGGTTACCTAAAAATGTTTGACtcttccatctgtaaaaaaaaaaaaaaaatgttaaaggacccatacctgacaccacacacaaaaactaattcaaaatgatcaaaaacctaaatataaaactcaaaaagataaagatcatggaagaaaaaataagggcaacacctaatacatggcataaaaagtgtacaaactataactaacaatgcactaACACCAgtagagaaattagataactgggagctcctcaaaattAACACTTGATGCTCATCAAAaaaacctcaccaaaagagtaaaaagataactcacagactaggaaaaaaattttggctgcaCCATatctgacaaaagtctaatctctaaaacctatagaatacttcaacacctcaacaacaacaacaaaaagacaaaaaactcaattgaaaaataggcaaagataTGACTACATGCTTGACCACAGAAGACACTCAAGaagttaacagacacatgaggacttgctcccaatcattagccatcagagggatgtaaatcagaactacaatgagatactgtctGATTCTGATATAACtggcacaactaaaaaaaacagaaaataacaaatattgaagaggttgcagggaaattggaactcttatacagtgctggaggaagtgtaaaatggtataaccactatggaaaataataggacatctccttaaaaagctacaaatagaaataccatatgatacagcaatcctactcctagcaatatattctagagaaataagagccaacacattaatagacacatgcacacccatgttcattgtagcattattcacaataacaaaaagatggaaacaatctaagtgtccatcaataaaTGAACAGACTAACAAACTAtcgtacatacacacaatggaatattatgcaatgataaagaacaacagtgaatccaccaaacatcttacaacatggatgaatctggaaggcattatgctaagcgaaataaatcaatcacaaaaggacaaatattgtatcaaaccactattgtaaaaacccaagaaaaggtttatttgcagaaaaaaaaatctgatagttaagagggaggggaggggtgacaagagagaatcactaactagatagcagacaagacaACGCAAATatggggaaagtcagcacaatttgaccaaggcaatgtCCTACagacttcctagacatattccaaacaccttgaaggactgTTACTGGGGCTGCTGGCTGGGAACCATGGtgtcagaggacatctaggtcaacaggcataacataggtcataaagaaaatgttctacatcctaatttggtgagtagcacctgaggtcttaaaagctttcgagcagccattttaccttttggttagtagctgtagcttttaaccactggaccaccagggctccaaataaaaccaaagacacaaggaaaataatagaccaaaagactaa from the Loxodonta africana isolate mLoxAfr1 chromosome 7, mLoxAfr1.hap2, whole genome shotgun sequence genome contains:
- the LOC100657119 gene encoding olfactory receptor 8H1-like; protein product: MSRSNKTNVSDFILMGLTDSEEIRLVLFTLFLLIYLVTLLGNTGMILIIRLDLQLHTPMYFFLSHLSLLDLSYSTVITPKTLENLLTSTKDISFRGCFAQMYFLVFLGATECFLLSSMAYDRYVAICNPLQYTVIMSATLCSSLITASYVIGFIDSFVNVLCMNTLHFCDSNVIHHFFCDTPPILALSCTDTHDTEIMILIFAGSTLMVSLITISASYASILSTILKISSTSGKRKAFSTCASHLLGVTISYGTMIFTYLKPSKSYSLGKDQVASVFYTIVIPMLNALIYSLRNKEVKNAVIRITQKRESTRHVRGQ